Genomic window (Pseudomonadota bacterium):
CGGACGGGGCTTCGGCGCTTCGTTCTGGTTGGGGTTGTTGTGGTGGATGATGCGGCGATACACGGGCAACCTCCTCGATGCTCACGGGGTGGCGGGGGACACCCCCCGCGCATCCTGCCTTTGTGATGCTTGAGAAGGCGCGATCAGACCGGTTTGCGCCGCCACATGTTAACGGTTTGTTGCCGCGATGTGAATTTCTACGCACGCAGGCTCACCCCTGACGGCAGGCACACGGGCTCCGGTCGCCGTACTCAGGTCAGACATGGTCACCGCCGCCTCCCCCCACAACCCCGTCTGGATCAACGGCGAGATCGTTGCCGAGACCGAGGCACGCGTCTCGGTGCTCGATCACGGCTTTCTCTACGGCGACAGCGCCTATGAAGCCGTGCGCACCTTCGGGGGGCGCCCTTTTCTGCTCGATGCGCACCTGCGACGACTCGGTCGCTCGGCCGCCGGGATCGGAATCACACTCCCGAACAGCGTGGGCGTGGCGGTGGATGACGTTCTTGCGGCATCTTCCGGAGAGCGACTGCTCCGCATCATCGTGACCCGCGGGGTGGGCCCCCTGGGCTACGACATCATCGCCGACCAACCCCCCACCCTCATCGTCCTGTCACGACCGATGCCCACCTATCCGACCGCGTACTACCTCGACGGCCTCGCACTCGCATTCGTGAGCGTGCAGCGCAACCATCGAAATGCCCTCGACCCGTCCCTGAAGACCTCGAACCTGCTCAACCTGCGCCTTGCCCACATGGAAGCGCGGCGTGCCGGCGCGGATGACGCAGTGATCCTGAACGCACGCGGCGAGGTGACGGAGGCGTCTGGGAGCAACATCTTCGCGATCAGGAAAGCCACACTCTTCACTCCTCCGCACGACGCCGGGATCCTCGCGGGGTGCACGCGCGAATTCGTTCTTCGTGAGATCGCGCCCGCCATCGGCATGTCGGTGCGCGAAGAGCCGATGCCTCCGGAAGCACTGTCAGACGCCGACGAGATCTTCATCACCAGCACGACCCGTTCCATCCATCCGGTCACCCGCCTCGATCACAAGCCGGTGGGAGAGGGCCGCCCAGGGCCGCTGACTCGGCGCCTGATGCGCCAGTTCGAAGCACGAGTGGGGGTTCCCGTCTTCCCGGAGGGCAGCTGCTGAGGCGGCCGCCGCAAAGAACAGACCCACCTGAACAAGCCCTGAGCGCTGCGTCGCCGCATCACGAGAAAAGGCCCCCAAGAAGAGCCCGGCAGAAAGCAGAAGAGCGTTCCCTCATGAATCTCCAACCCCTCGACGATCATCTCCATCCCGAATCGCCCCATGCGGTCGCGAAGCGCGCGCAGGACGGCGCGCAAGACAGATGCGAGGCCATCATGATCGCCGTCGGACAGTACGCTCCCGCTCCCGAGACGAGCGTGCGCGTGCTGGTGCTGGGCCGAACACCGAAAGGAAACGAGACCCTGGCAGACGCATGGATGATCCC
Coding sequences:
- a CDS encoding branched-chain-amino acid aminotransferase, whose translation is MVTAASPHNPVWINGEIVAETEARVSVLDHGFLYGDSAYEAVRTFGGRPFLLDAHLRRLGRSAAGIGITLPNSVGVAVDDVLAASSGERLLRIIVTRGVGPLGYDIIADQPPTLIVLSRPMPTYPTAYYLDGLALAFVSVQRNHRNALDPSLKTSNLLNLRLAHMEARRAGADDAVILNARGEVTEASGSNIFAIRKATLFTPPHDAGILAGCTREFVLREIAPAIGMSVREEPMPPEALSDADEIFITSTTRSIHPVTRLDHKPVGEGRPGPLTRRLMRQFEARVGVPVFPEGSC